One window of the Anaeromyxobacter dehalogenans 2CP-C genome contains the following:
- a CDS encoding energy transducer TonB, with product MFDEVTKQEGGKNAAKRAGYVFGSTLFQVLLVFAIITASAAIKAKVIDEPVVDVKFVKAVPPPPPPPPAPPPPAARKRPPDEKPRTDLPKPPPPTALLQPKDVQAEMKPPDPNEPPEPEYDYGDAAAGEGVVGGVVGAAPQQSQIEDAPAYATAGYKKPQMAQPNCVQNSVRLPRELMGYISGPITVKFAIGRDGQPSRFEAMTNVPDKRIGDAIWNAVQSCKWIPGADAQGRPTAIWVILPLRFTAG from the coding sequence GTGTTCGACGAGGTCACCAAGCAAGAGGGCGGGAAGAACGCTGCGAAGCGGGCCGGCTACGTCTTCGGGTCGACCCTCTTCCAAGTCCTTCTCGTGTTCGCGATCATCACGGCGTCGGCCGCCATCAAGGCGAAGGTCATCGACGAGCCGGTGGTGGACGTGAAGTTCGTGAAGGCGGTCCCCCCGCCGCCGCCCCCCCCGCCGGCGCCTCCCCCGCCGGCCGCGCGCAAGCGGCCGCCGGACGAGAAGCCGCGGACCGATCTTCCCAAGCCGCCCCCGCCCACCGCGCTCCTGCAGCCGAAGGACGTGCAGGCGGAGATGAAGCCGCCCGATCCGAACGAGCCGCCCGAGCCGGAGTACGACTACGGCGACGCCGCGGCGGGCGAGGGCGTGGTCGGCGGCGTCGTGGGCGCGGCCCCGCAGCAGTCGCAGATCGAGGACGCGCCGGCCTACGCGACCGCGGGCTACAAGAAGCCGCAGATGGCGCAGCCCAACTGCGTCCAGAACTCGGTCCGCCTGCCCCGTGAGCTGATGGGCTACATCTCCGGCCCGATCACCGTGAAGTTCGCGATCGGCCGCGACGGTCAGCCGTCCCGCTTCGAGGCGATGACGAACGTCCCCGACAAGCGGATCGGCGACGCGATCTGGAACGCGGTGCAGTCGTGCAAGTGGATCCCCGGCGC
- a CDS encoding TonB-dependent receptor, protein MRKKLLRLLRIAPLALLFAGVAFAQTTGTIIGVVTDASTGKPVAGAVIVARSPNLQGEQTAVTDANGNYRITLLPPGAYSLAVQLEGFKPAERSDITMRADKTIRANIAVVPEAVQMEEQVVRTGAAPVVNIGAAESGAVVSREFMANIPVGRSVENVATVVPTAQADTYGVSFAGAQSPENSYIVDGLNVTDPVYGTFAGNPNSQTLTPTLQNNFVQEIDVKTGGFQPEYGRTTGGVLNVVTRSGSNEYHGSVFTDFTPRMLIDPTGKIAGTNGEAIGWRRKPNEGAYDLDFGFEVGGPIMKDKLWFYAGVAPIVTRTYTERFLQLNRLAADPDTGEMVPVVNESSGLIEQDIVPGTEKVYRSGRTTYQYVGKLTYLLDENNNLTLSAVGMPTSATSISMAGGPSRRTFDESGNTFDGSLRYAGKFLEKRLIVEAQAGWHYNSSAPKDKTQAGVDQLNTPTLQFRFRTPVTNFEQLDECANDGNQNARCGVNLYNIGGLGYLSDAVSNRLATRVSASYLSEFLGSHNTKVGVDFERSTFAQDKRYAGGYYYATTGNGIIYTRRGYGYVNTPDVPPDDPNYGLIPTSRGTITGTSTVPGNVVFATRVQNTAGTNSTAVFAQDSWQLPQNVTLNYGIRWEGQSLNNISNPSSNGFTINNSWAPRVQAIWDFTGSGRGKVAGSWGRFFYAMPLDLGDRTFGAERSLLYYMPTSTVGGAPGCAIPGNATRGGMSSPTDQSLVSYDTRQLSPSACGVTNWGGNYAQGGADLRNRNFLFGTSGTAASPVSPDISQAYVDQFGGQIEYEVLSDLSVGLEYAGRRQGDIIEDMSPNDGLGYYIGNPTKGGEFTGSDGVVYNPSAPTATDTATGRVMVIPFPKPERSYDGVTLSVRKNFSRGWQASASYTYSVLRGNYAGPYRPEDDQLDPGITSQYDIPSIMTNQKGYLYGDRPHQIKLFGSYTWAASPRFSLTGGAAYTGQSGNPVSALAGYNDSYDVSQTFVVPRGMGGRSPWTNKVDLRGAVEYVIKAPYALKFTVDVFNVFNSEDAVIMDQDYTFDMTQPISGAKCSNKSSVGKANPVQALQSACPDLKYLKTIDGRNVTVNPNWGRPAPGTASFMMPLSLRLGLSLSF, encoded by the coding sequence ATGAGGAAGAAGTTGCTGCGCCTCCTGCGGATCGCGCCGCTCGCGCTGTTGTTCGCGGGAGTCGCGTTCGCCCAAACGACCGGCACGATCATCGGTGTGGTGACCGATGCGTCGACCGGTAAGCCCGTCGCAGGTGCCGTCATCGTCGCGCGGAGCCCGAATCTCCAGGGTGAGCAGACGGCGGTCACCGACGCGAACGGCAACTACCGGATCACCCTTCTCCCCCCTGGCGCGTACTCCCTGGCGGTCCAGCTCGAGGGCTTCAAGCCCGCCGAGCGGTCGGACATCACGATGCGCGCGGACAAGACCATCCGCGCCAACATCGCGGTGGTCCCCGAGGCCGTGCAGATGGAGGAGCAGGTCGTCCGGACGGGCGCCGCACCCGTGGTGAACATCGGCGCCGCCGAGAGCGGCGCGGTGGTCTCCCGCGAGTTCATGGCGAACATCCCGGTCGGGCGCTCGGTCGAGAACGTGGCGACCGTCGTCCCGACGGCGCAGGCCGACACCTACGGTGTCAGCTTCGCCGGCGCCCAGTCGCCCGAGAACTCGTACATCGTGGACGGCCTGAACGTGACCGACCCGGTGTACGGCACGTTCGCCGGCAACCCGAACTCCCAGACGCTCACGCCGACCCTGCAGAACAACTTCGTGCAGGAGATCGACGTCAAGACCGGCGGCTTCCAGCCGGAGTACGGCCGCACCACCGGCGGCGTGCTGAACGTCGTCACCCGCAGCGGCTCGAACGAGTACCACGGGTCGGTGTTCACCGACTTCACCCCGCGCATGCTGATCGACCCGACCGGCAAGATCGCCGGCACGAACGGCGAGGCGATCGGCTGGCGCCGCAAGCCGAACGAGGGCGCGTACGACCTCGACTTCGGCTTCGAGGTCGGCGGTCCGATCATGAAGGACAAGCTGTGGTTCTACGCCGGCGTCGCGCCGATCGTGACCCGCACCTACACCGAGCGCTTCCTCCAGCTGAACCGGCTGGCGGCGGACCCGGACACCGGTGAGATGGTCCCGGTCGTCAACGAGTCCTCCGGCCTCATCGAGCAGGACATCGTCCCGGGCACTGAGAAGGTCTACCGCTCCGGCCGCACCACCTACCAGTACGTCGGCAAGCTGACCTACCTGCTCGACGAGAACAACAACCTGACGCTGTCCGCGGTCGGCATGCCGACCAGCGCGACCAGCATCTCGATGGCCGGCGGCCCCAGCCGCCGCACGTTCGACGAGAGCGGCAACACGTTCGACGGCAGCCTGCGCTACGCCGGCAAGTTCCTCGAGAAGCGGCTCATCGTCGAGGCGCAGGCGGGCTGGCACTACAACAGCAGCGCCCCGAAGGACAAGACGCAGGCCGGCGTCGATCAGCTCAACACGCCGACCCTGCAGTTCCGCTTCCGGACGCCGGTCACCAACTTCGAGCAGCTCGACGAGTGCGCGAACGACGGCAACCAGAACGCCCGCTGCGGCGTCAACCTCTACAACATCGGCGGCCTCGGCTACCTGAGCGACGCGGTGTCGAACCGCCTCGCCACCCGCGTGTCGGCGTCGTACCTGTCCGAGTTCCTCGGCTCGCACAACACCAAGGTCGGCGTGGACTTCGAGCGCTCCACGTTCGCGCAGGACAAGCGCTACGCGGGCGGCTACTACTACGCCACCACCGGCAACGGCATCATCTACACGCGCCGCGGCTACGGCTACGTCAACACGCCGGACGTGCCCCCGGACGATCCGAACTACGGCCTGATTCCGACCTCCCGCGGCACGATCACCGGCACGAGCACCGTTCCGGGCAACGTGGTGTTCGCCACCCGCGTGCAGAACACGGCCGGCACGAACAGCACGGCCGTCTTCGCGCAGGACAGCTGGCAGCTGCCGCAGAACGTGACCCTGAACTACGGCATCCGGTGGGAGGGGCAGTCGCTGAACAACATCAGCAACCCCTCGTCCAACGGGTTCACGATCAACAACAGCTGGGCGCCCCGCGTGCAGGCCATCTGGGACTTCACCGGCAGCGGCCGCGGCAAGGTGGCCGGTAGCTGGGGCCGCTTCTTCTACGCGATGCCGCTCGACCTCGGCGACCGTACCTTCGGTGCGGAGCGCTCGCTGCTCTACTACATGCCGACGAGCACCGTGGGCGGCGCGCCTGGCTGCGCCATCCCCGGGAACGCGACCCGCGGCGGCATGTCCAGCCCGACCGATCAGTCGCTCGTGAGCTACGACACCCGGCAGCTCAGCCCGTCCGCCTGCGGCGTGACGAACTGGGGCGGCAACTACGCGCAGGGCGGCGCCGACCTCCGGAACCGCAACTTCCTGTTCGGCACCTCCGGCACCGCTGCGTCGCCGGTGTCGCCGGACATCTCCCAGGCGTACGTGGATCAGTTCGGCGGCCAGATCGAGTACGAGGTGCTGTCCGACCTGTCCGTCGGCCTCGAGTACGCCGGCCGCCGCCAGGGCGACATCATCGAGGACATGTCCCCGAACGACGGCCTCGGGTACTACATCGGCAACCCGACCAAGGGCGGCGAGTTCACGGGCTCCGACGGCGTCGTGTACAACCCGTCTGCGCCGACGGCGACCGACACGGCCACCGGCCGCGTCATGGTCATCCCGTTCCCGAAGCCGGAGCGCAGCTACGACGGCGTCACGCTCTCCGTCCGCAAGAACTTCTCTCGCGGCTGGCAGGCGTCGGCGTCCTACACGTACTCGGTGCTCCGCGGCAACTACGCGGGGCCGTACCGCCCCGAGGACGACCAGCTCGACCCGGGCATCACCTCCCAGTACGACATCCCGTCGATCATGACGAACCAGAAGGGCTACCTGTACGGAGACCGTCCGCACCAGATCAAGCTCTTCGGGTCGTACACCTGGGCCGCGTCGCCGCGCTTCAGCCTCACCGGCGGCGCCGCGTACACCGGCCAGTCCGGCAACCCGGTCAGCGCGCTGGCCGGCTACAACGACTCGTACGACGTCTCCCAGACGTTCGTCGTGCCGCGCGGCATGGGCGGCCGGTCGCCCTGGACCAACAAGGTGGACCTTCGCGGCGCAGTCGAGTACGTCATCAAGGCGCCGTACGCGCTGAAGTTCACGGTGGACGTCTTCAACGTGTTCAACAGCGAGGACGCCGTGATCATGGACCAGGACTACACGTTCGACATGACGCAGCCGATCAGCGGCGCGAAGTGCTCGAACAAGTCCTCGGTCGGCAAGGCCAACCCGGTGCAGGCGCTCCAGTCGGCCTGCCCCGATCTCAAGTACCTCAAGACGATCGACGGCCGTAACGTGACCGTCAATCCGAACTGGGGTCGGCCGGCTCCCGGCACGGCGTCGTTCATGATGCCGCTGTCGCTGCGCCTCGGCCTGTCGCTCAGCTTCTAG
- the tsf gene encoding translation elongation factor Ts has translation MAEISAKMVQELREKTGAGMMDCKKALTEAGGDLVKAEEVLRKKGLSAAAKKTGRAATEGAVASYIHMGGKIGVLVEVNCETDFVARTEGFQGLVKEIAMQIAAASPRWVRREEVPADVVAKELEIAKAQAREQKKPEAILEKIATGKVEKFYSEFCLMEQAWVKDDKKKIQDVLTDAVAKIGENIQIRRFARFVLGEGLEKKQENLAEEVAKAAGLQK, from the coding sequence GTGGCCGAGATCAGCGCGAAGATGGTGCAGGAGCTCCGGGAGAAGACCGGGGCCGGGATGATGGACTGCAAGAAGGCCCTCACCGAGGCGGGCGGCGACCTCGTCAAGGCCGAGGAGGTCCTCCGGAAGAAGGGGCTCTCCGCCGCGGCCAAGAAGACCGGCCGCGCCGCCACCGAGGGCGCCGTCGCGAGCTACATCCACATGGGCGGCAAGATCGGCGTCCTCGTCGAGGTGAACTGCGAGACCGACTTCGTGGCGCGCACCGAGGGCTTCCAGGGCCTGGTGAAGGAGATCGCCATGCAGATCGCGGCCGCCTCGCCGCGCTGGGTCCGGCGCGAGGAGGTCCCCGCCGACGTGGTCGCGAAGGAGCTGGAGATCGCGAAGGCGCAGGCCCGCGAGCAGAAGAAGCCCGAGGCCATCCTCGAGAAGATCGCCACCGGCAAGGTGGAGAAGTTCTACTCGGAGTTCTGCCTGATGGAGCAGGCCTGGGTGAAGGACGACAAGAAGAAGATCCAGGACGTGCTCACCGACGCGGTCGCGAAGATCGGCGAGAACATCCAGATCCGCCGCTTCGCCCGCTTCGTGCTGGGCGAGGGCCTGGAGAAGAAGCAGGAGAACCTGGCCGAGGAGGTCGCCAAGGCGGCCGGCCTGCAGAAGTAG
- the rpsB gene encoding 30S ribosomal protein S2, with the protein MAAALSQGGTAITMKALLEAGVHFGHQTKRWNPKMKPFIFGARNGIYIIDLQKTVGLARNALRFVSDSVAKGGSVLFVGTKKQAQDAIREEASRSGQFFVTNRWLGGTLTNFKTVKQGIDRLKTIEKMAADGTYERLPKKEVAQLEREREKLEKNLGGIKELSRLPSALFVIDTKKEHIAVHEANRLGIPVVAVVDTNCDPEGIDYVIPGNDDAIRSIRLFTGKVAEACIEGKGRYSAWVAEHGGHDERREQEDRDAASERGHKDRRDRRDRRGGPRERREPREDRAAASANVEVVRKGEVAPAAAPEAAPAKE; encoded by the coding sequence ATGGCCGCCGCGCTCAGCCAGGGCGGCACCGCCATCACCATGAAGGCGCTGCTGGAGGCCGGCGTCCACTTCGGCCACCAGACCAAGCGCTGGAACCCGAAGATGAAGCCGTTCATCTTCGGCGCGCGCAACGGCATCTACATCATCGACCTGCAGAAGACGGTCGGCCTGGCCCGCAACGCGCTCCGCTTCGTGTCCGACTCGGTCGCGAAGGGCGGCTCGGTGCTGTTCGTGGGCACGAAGAAGCAGGCGCAGGACGCCATCCGCGAGGAGGCCTCCCGCTCCGGCCAGTTCTTCGTCACGAACCGCTGGCTGGGCGGCACGCTGACCAACTTCAAGACGGTGAAGCAGGGCATCGACCGGCTGAAGACCATCGAGAAGATGGCGGCCGACGGCACCTACGAGCGCCTCCCGAAGAAGGAGGTCGCCCAGCTCGAGCGCGAGCGCGAGAAGCTGGAGAAGAACCTGGGCGGCATCAAGGAGCTGTCCCGCCTGCCGTCCGCGCTCTTCGTGATCGACACGAAGAAGGAGCACATCGCGGTGCACGAGGCGAACCGCCTCGGCATCCCGGTGGTCGCGGTGGTGGACACGAACTGCGATCCCGAGGGCATCGACTACGTGATCCCCGGCAACGACGACGCGATCCGCTCGATCCGCCTGTTCACCGGGAAGGTCGCGGAGGCCTGCATCGAGGGCAAGGGCCGCTACTCGGCCTGGGTCGCCGAGCACGGCGGCCACGACGAGCGCCGCGAGCAGGAGGACCGCGACGCGGCCAGCGAGCGCGGCCACAAGGATCGCCGCGATCGCCGCGACCGCCGCGGCGGGCCGCGTGAGCGCCGCGAGCCGCGCGAGGACCGCGCCGCCGCCAGCGCGAACGTCGAGGTGGTGCGCAAGGGCGAGGTCGCCCCGGCCGCCGCGCCCGAGGCCGCTCCGGCGAAGGAGTAG
- a CDS encoding competence protein CoiA family protein, with translation MPRRRPASPRTRPGHPAAAAGEVRAPVRAGARGDVLLAWARDRDGRKVNAGRLDPADRRRLAPFTCLGCGEPLVPHLGRVRARHFAHAPGSACPLTAPETALHLDAKERLLALCAEAFERRRTVTVLARCPSCRRLAPRDLAAEGDAAAAEGAVGPLRADVLVLRAGRPALAIEVLVTHAVEAEKEAALAAAGVPAVEIDAREEWERAEADGAVAIVPVRSLGFPACPACAAGARADADRALGGEAAEIAELEAYRARGLLGPALRAPAVAGPGAAPGDAPPPADAPFSEAERADLLARFACPDCGGSAIAFGARIARHPCPGRPTRPIAWRGYDGARIELTWWKRPAGPPPRR, from the coding sequence GTGCCGCGCCGCCGCCCCGCCTCGCCTCGAACCCGCCCCGGCCATCCGGCCGCGGCGGCGGGCGAGGTGCGCGCGCCGGTGCGCGCCGGCGCGCGGGGGGACGTCCTGCTCGCCTGGGCGCGGGATCGCGACGGCCGCAAGGTGAACGCCGGCCGGCTCGACCCGGCCGACCGGCGCCGGCTGGCCCCGTTCACCTGCCTCGGCTGCGGCGAGCCGCTCGTCCCGCACCTCGGCCGCGTGCGGGCGCGCCACTTCGCGCACGCGCCCGGGTCGGCCTGCCCGCTCACCGCGCCGGAGACGGCGCTCCACCTCGACGCGAAGGAGCGCCTGCTCGCGCTCTGCGCCGAGGCGTTCGAGCGGCGTCGCACCGTGACCGTGCTGGCGCGCTGCCCCTCGTGCCGCCGCCTCGCGCCGCGCGACCTCGCCGCCGAGGGGGACGCCGCCGCCGCGGAGGGCGCGGTCGGCCCGCTGCGCGCCGACGTGCTGGTGCTGCGCGCCGGGCGGCCGGCGCTCGCGATCGAGGTCCTGGTCACGCACGCCGTGGAGGCGGAGAAGGAGGCGGCGCTCGCCGCGGCCGGCGTGCCGGCGGTGGAGATCGACGCGCGGGAGGAGTGGGAGCGGGCGGAGGCGGACGGCGCGGTGGCCATCGTCCCGGTCCGCTCGCTCGGCTTCCCGGCGTGTCCTGCGTGCGCGGCGGGCGCCCGCGCGGACGCGGACCGGGCGCTCGGCGGCGAGGCGGCGGAGATCGCGGAGCTCGAGGCATACCGCGCGCGCGGGCTGCTCGGCCCCGCGCTCCGGGCCCCCGCCGTCGCCGGCCCGGGGGCCGCCCCCGGGGACGCCCCGCCGCCCGCCGACGCGCCCTTCTCCGAGGCGGAGCGGGCGGATCTCCTCGCCCGCTTCGCCTGCCCGGACTGCGGAGGCAGCGCGATCGCGTTCGGCGCCCGGATCGCCCGCCACCCCTGCCCCGGCCGGCCGACGCGCCCGATCGCCTGGCGCGGCTACGACGGCGCGCGGATCGAGCTCACCTGGTGGAAGCGGCCCGCCGGCCCGCCGCCGCGGCGGTGA
- the bcp gene encoding thioredoxin-dependent thiol peroxidase, giving the protein MALEVGKKAPDFALPDEDGNVVKLSSFKGKRVVVFFYPKANTSGUTQEASDFRDEVDAFTKKKVAVVGISKDAPAAQKKWKEKLGLPFPLLSDADTAVQQAWGVWKEKNMYGKKVMGTERTTVVVGPDGKVEQVFPKVKVDGHVASVLESL; this is encoded by the coding sequence ATGGCACTCGAGGTCGGCAAGAAGGCGCCGGACTTCGCGCTGCCCGACGAGGACGGGAACGTGGTGAAGCTCTCGTCGTTCAAGGGCAAGCGCGTGGTGGTGTTCTTCTACCCCAAGGCCAACACGTCGGGTTGAACGCAGGAGGCCAGCGACTTCCGGGACGAAGTCGATGCGTTCACGAAGAAGAAGGTCGCGGTGGTGGGCATCTCGAAGGACGCGCCCGCCGCGCAGAAGAAGTGGAAGGAGAAGCTCGGGCTGCCGTTCCCGCTCCTCTCCGACGCCGACACGGCCGTGCAGCAGGCCTGGGGCGTCTGGAAGGAGAAGAACATGTACGGCAAGAAGGTGATGGGGACCGAGCGGACCACCGTCGTCGTCGGGCCGGACGGCAAGGTCGAGCAGGTGTTCCCGAAGGTCAAGGTGGACGGGCACGTGGCCAGCGTGCTCGAGAGCCTGTAG
- a CDS encoding RsmB/NOP family class I SAM-dependent RNA methyltransferase, with translation MTRKPHPQRPPRNDLVDALVLEVHGLVHDQGWLADRALERVLRRERALWANERRAVAEAVYGILRSQGQLDFLLGGSPPLATRYAAWLVRGAGVGPAQAAARLGAAPRALAGLAEADARIAAIADPLDRFAVEASLPRWIAERLVSELGEAEARALAAVLNRRAPLTVRANALAGDREALRAALAAEGVPAEQTRFSPWGLTLDGHQNAFALEAFRTGGFEIQDEGSQLIALACGARPGQVVVDACAGAGGKSLALAAEMHNKGSLHALDSDAGRLEDARRRARRAHVHNLRTRVLPAGPEAEAALTDLAGKADVVLVDAPCSGLGTLRRKPDARWRLQPGDPERFAAIQRELLGRFARLARPGGRIVYATCAMGRTENDDVADFAERELGLAPAPLAPFLGAERARALGASESRCALYPHRHGTDGFFFAAFAKRA, from the coding sequence ATGACCCGGAAGCCCCATCCGCAGCGCCCGCCGCGCAACGACCTCGTGGACGCCCTGGTGCTCGAGGTGCACGGCCTCGTGCACGACCAGGGCTGGCTCGCCGACCGGGCGCTGGAGCGCGTGCTCCGGCGCGAGCGCGCGCTGTGGGCGAACGAGCGCCGCGCGGTGGCGGAGGCGGTCTACGGGATCCTGCGCTCGCAGGGGCAGCTCGACTTCCTGCTCGGCGGCAGCCCGCCGCTCGCCACCCGCTACGCCGCCTGGCTGGTGCGGGGGGCCGGGGTCGGGCCGGCCCAGGCGGCGGCGCGGCTCGGCGCCGCGCCCCGCGCGCTCGCCGGGCTCGCCGAGGCGGACGCCCGCATCGCGGCCATCGCGGATCCGCTGGACCGCTTCGCCGTGGAGGCGTCGCTGCCGCGCTGGATCGCCGAGCGGCTGGTGTCGGAGCTGGGCGAGGCCGAGGCGCGCGCGCTCGCGGCGGTGCTGAACCGCCGGGCCCCGCTCACCGTGCGCGCGAACGCGCTCGCCGGCGACCGGGAGGCGCTCCGCGCGGCGCTCGCCGCCGAGGGCGTGCCGGCGGAGCAGACCCGGTTCTCGCCGTGGGGGCTCACGCTGGACGGCCACCAGAACGCGTTCGCGCTGGAGGCGTTCCGCACCGGCGGGTTCGAGATCCAGGACGAGGGCAGCCAGCTCATCGCGCTCGCCTGCGGCGCCCGCCCGGGTCAGGTGGTGGTGGACGCCTGCGCCGGCGCCGGCGGCAAGTCGCTCGCGCTCGCCGCCGAGATGCACAACAAGGGCTCGCTCCACGCGCTCGACAGCGACGCGGGCCGGCTCGAGGACGCGCGCCGTCGCGCCCGCCGCGCCCACGTGCACAACCTCCGGACCCGCGTCCTCCCGGCCGGCCCGGAGGCCGAGGCGGCGCTGACCGACCTCGCCGGCAAGGCGGACGTGGTGCTGGTGGACGCGCCCTGCAGCGGCCTCGGCACGCTGCGGCGCAAGCCCGACGCGCGCTGGCGCCTCCAGCCCGGCGACCCGGAGCGCTTCGCCGCGATCCAGCGGGAGCTGCTGGGCCGGTTCGCGCGCCTGGCGCGGCCCGGCGGGCGGATCGTCTACGCCACCTGCGCCATGGGCCGGACCGAGAACGACGACGTCGCCGACTTCGCCGAGCGCGAGCTCGGCCTCGCGCCCGCGCCGCTCGCGCCGTTCCTGGGCGCGGAGCGGGCCCGCGCGCTCGGCGCGTCCGAGAGCCGCTGCGCGCTGTACCCGCACCGCCACGGCACGGACGGCTTCTTCTTCGCGGCGTTCGCGAAGCGCGCGTAG
- a CDS encoding Fpg/Nei family DNA glycosylase: MPELPEVEIAARNLRRWAEGRRVEEVGWDPRARRIFRPATPAAFARAVEGARFAGIRRIGKHLLVSLERGGAPVGLLAHLGMTGKWVLRAAGDPAPRHARAWLRLEGDGVLHFQDSRLFGRLRTVPGARFDEVPEVAALGPDPLEDGIDPAALAGALAASRLPLKVKLLDQRLLPGVGNIHASEACYRARLDPRRPSRTLSRAGAKALAAGILASFRMTLDAEDGPEITYVEEPGAENPFLVYAREGEPCPRCRRAGRTSPIRRIVQAQRSTFFCPRCQR, encoded by the coding sequence ATGCCGGAGCTCCCCGAGGTCGAGATCGCGGCGCGGAACCTGCGGCGCTGGGCCGAGGGCCGCCGCGTCGAGGAGGTCGGCTGGGATCCCCGCGCGCGCCGGATCTTCCGCCCGGCGACGCCGGCCGCGTTCGCCCGCGCGGTGGAGGGCGCCCGCTTCGCCGGCATCCGGCGCATCGGCAAGCACCTGCTCGTCTCGCTCGAGCGCGGCGGCGCGCCGGTCGGGCTGCTCGCGCACCTGGGCATGACCGGCAAGTGGGTGCTCCGCGCCGCGGGCGATCCGGCGCCGCGCCACGCGCGGGCCTGGCTGCGCCTGGAGGGCGACGGGGTGCTGCACTTCCAGGACTCGCGCCTGTTCGGCCGGCTCCGCACCGTGCCGGGCGCGCGCTTCGACGAGGTGCCGGAGGTCGCGGCGCTCGGGCCGGATCCGCTGGAGGACGGCATCGACCCGGCCGCGCTCGCCGGCGCGCTCGCGGCGAGCCGCCTGCCGCTGAAGGTGAAGCTCCTCGACCAGCGGCTCCTGCCCGGCGTCGGGAACATCCACGCCAGCGAGGCCTGCTACCGGGCCCGCCTCGACCCGCGCCGGCCGTCGCGCACGCTGTCGCGCGCCGGGGCGAAGGCGCTCGCCGCCGGCATCCTGGCCTCCTTCCGCATGACGCTCGACGCGGAGGACGGGCCGGAGATCACCTACGTCGAGGAGCCCGGGGCGGAGAACCCGTTCCTCGTGTACGCGCGCGAGGGCGAGCCCTGCCCGCGCTGCCGGAGGGCGGGCCGGACCTCGCCCATCCGGCGCATCGTGCAGGCGCAGCGCTCCACCTTCTTCTGCCCCCGCTGCCAGCGGTAG
- a CDS encoding ribonuclease HII: MRAMRPEDLARLSVAELRTRLLDRGEALGDACEAALEADPRAGAREVLRLVRKRRRENRAEGQRLRHLLRYEAELWERGLVHVAGVDEAGMAPLAGPVVAGACVLPRDYRPRGIDDSKQLDRAERERLAEDIKRNAVCWAVARAEVEEIDRLNVYWAGMLALRRAVDGLSARPEHLLVDARKLPDLPFPQTPIVHGDALSLTIAAASILAKTARDALMAELDLAHPGYGFARHKGYPTAEHFDALGRLGACPIHRRSFAPVRVALGLEPAQGDLFALAEAAVAEDD, translated from the coding sequence CTGCGGGCGATGCGCCCCGAGGACCTCGCCCGCCTGTCCGTCGCCGAGCTGCGCACGCGGCTCCTCGACCGCGGCGAGGCGCTGGGCGACGCGTGCGAGGCGGCGCTCGAGGCCGACCCGCGCGCCGGCGCGCGCGAGGTGCTGCGCCTCGTGCGCAAGCGGCGCCGCGAGAACCGGGCCGAGGGCCAGCGGCTCCGCCACCTGCTCCGCTACGAGGCGGAGCTCTGGGAGCGCGGCCTCGTGCACGTGGCCGGGGTGGACGAGGCCGGCATGGCCCCGCTGGCCGGGCCGGTGGTGGCCGGCGCCTGCGTGCTCCCGCGCGACTACCGGCCGCGCGGCATCGACGACTCGAAGCAGCTCGACCGCGCCGAGCGCGAGCGGCTGGCCGAGGACATCAAGCGGAACGCGGTCTGCTGGGCGGTGGCGCGCGCCGAGGTGGAGGAGATCGACCGGCTGAACGTCTACTGGGCGGGCATGCTGGCGCTGCGGCGCGCGGTGGACGGGCTCTCGGCGCGGCCGGAGCACCTGCTGGTGGACGCGCGCAAGCTGCCGGACCTGCCGTTCCCGCAGACGCCCATCGTGCACGGCGACGCGCTCTCGCTCACCATCGCCGCGGCCAGCATCCTCGCGAAGACCGCGCGCGACGCGCTCATGGCGGAGCTGGACCTCGCGCACCCGGGCTACGGGTTCGCGCGGCACAAGGGCTACCCCACCGCCGAGCACTTCGACGCGCTCGGGCGCCTGGGCGCCTGCCCCATCCACCGGCGGTCGTTCGCGCCGGTGCGCGTGGCGCTCGGCCTCGAGCCGGCGCAGGGCGACCTGTTCGCGCTGGCGGAGGCGGCCGTCGCGGAGGACGACTGA